A section of the Deinococcus sp. KNUC1210 genome encodes:
- a CDS encoding GNAT family N-acetyltransferase — protein MNADPAARLARRRVALAHAAMERLRSSSETTVRTFGLGMIDVGGAVALYASAVPWAGANTIANLGVDRAATPRDLQQLMAPFQDHRLSFTVSLSPLACPPDLPTWLTDAGLAEVEPHWVLDRPLTTVEQSHAVDHLVVERFTEDQGVAFARLILNEDATTEQVAYVGRPAGPNVHRYGVVLDGEFVAAAQMMFAGRLVHVSGAATLPTFRGQGAQGALLQRRLEDAVKNGCDVATVEVSVSNGASLRNVERVGFRRQYQERRFLWRPLDTG, from the coding sequence ATGAATGCAGATCCTGCTGCACGACTGGCTCGCCGCCGCGTCGCTCTCGCGCACGCTGCCATGGAACGGCTGCGTTCCAGCTCAGAAACGACAGTACGCACTTTTGGGCTGGGAATGATCGATGTTGGTGGCGCGGTGGCGCTGTATGCTTCCGCGGTTCCTTGGGCAGGTGCCAATACCATCGCAAACTTGGGTGTCGACCGAGCAGCAACTCCACGGGATCTTCAGCAGCTGATGGCTCCCTTCCAGGACCATCGCCTTTCGTTCACCGTGTCCCTCAGTCCGCTGGCATGTCCTCCTGACTTGCCTACGTGGCTGACCGATGCTGGGTTGGCTGAGGTGGAGCCCCATTGGGTGCTTGACCGCCCACTGACGACGGTGGAGCAGTCGCACGCGGTGGATCACCTTGTCGTTGAACGGTTCACAGAAGATCAGGGGGTCGCCTTCGCACGCCTCATCCTGAATGAAGACGCAACGACGGAACAGGTAGCGTATGTCGGGCGACCTGCGGGACCAAACGTGCACCGATACGGGGTTGTGCTGGACGGTGAGTTTGTAGCGGCGGCCCAGATGATGTTCGCTGGACGGCTGGTTCATGTCTCTGGGGCGGCGACGTTGCCAACGTTTCGTGGGCAAGGCGCGCAGGGAGCGCTCCTTCAGCGGCGGTTGGAGGACGCAGTGAAGAATGGGTGTGACGTTGCGACAGTGGAAGTGAGTGTGAGCAACGGCGCAAGCCTGAGGAATGTCGAGCGGGTAGGCTTTCGACGCCAGTATCAGGAGCGCCGCTTTCTGTGGAGACCGCTGGATACCGGTTGA
- a CDS encoding TIM-barrel domain-containing protein — MTDTVTRTIIHQPIGIDDPYKRLPTERTPRDPRPGDRLQINFQAAQTSSISVTLTSETGTLTVSARPLGQDLWTADLGIVHPGSYTYTIDPGTDRSVTFAFSVGHWRQISSVSAVEIQPDRVELDLADEEGQPARASLSFPGGGVCRLEFGTTTDSRPVSQPCMAEQQGELLLLHADGIDVTMNLRTLDVSARRPGKDTAVRSSLNFRWLEGSSGLDQVEGHFFAGLGEPLYGLGERFTAADRRGKETDIRVYEEYKEQGQRTYLPIPFVVSPQAWGVWLDATEPSSFDLREERCTLRLDQFPGKPVQMTLHLIVADDVYGVTAAFTNLNGGLNVPPKWAFGPWMSSNDWNSQTRTEEVVRRTVAEAIPATVLVLEAWSDEQTFYIWNDAEYTPIAGSSAFQLSDFTFKGRWPDPKRMIDECHAHGIHVLLWQIPVQKHVPEQHAQHHADESHMIEQRFGVQNADSSPYRCQGWWFTDGLVMDFTHPQAAAWWFSKRAYLFDELGIDGLKTDGGEHLWGRDLRMHDGRRGLEMFNAYPNSYVGAYHAFVQQHTAGNGLTFSRAGFTGAGRYPAHWAGDENSTWNAYKASIQAGLSAGLSGVSMWSWDIGGFSGEIPTVELYLRSVAFGAFSPIMQYHSEWKGAVENRDRTPWNIAERHQDPRALEVYRRYARLRMALLDYLYGEALAMSAAGIPMMRSPYLVYPEAAEFLQQDEHAYLFTRDLLVCPVIEKGALAREVRLPPGPWVDAWTGETFEGGRTLLLPTPLERIPVFIDADSPRLTPLLTAFDLF; from the coding sequence ATGACCGACACCGTGACGCGGACCATCATTCATCAGCCGATCGGAATTGACGATCCTTACAAGCGGTTGCCGACGGAACGCACCCCCCGGGATCCCCGCCCCGGAGACCGCCTGCAGATCAACTTTCAGGCAGCGCAGACAAGCAGCATTTCGGTCACCCTGACGTCCGAAACGGGTACGCTCACCGTCTCAGCCCGGCCACTGGGTCAGGACCTCTGGACGGCAGATCTGGGGATCGTCCACCCCGGAAGCTACACCTATACCATTGATCCCGGAACCGACCGGAGCGTCACCTTCGCCTTCTCGGTCGGCCACTGGCGACAGATCAGCAGCGTTTCAGCGGTCGAGATCCAGCCGGACCGTGTAGAACTTGACCTGGCCGATGAGGAAGGGCAACCTGCTCGGGCCAGCCTGAGCTTCCCCGGTGGAGGGGTCTGCCGCCTGGAGTTCGGGACGACAACGGACTCTCGGCCTGTCAGCCAGCCGTGCATGGCGGAACAGCAGGGTGAACTGCTCCTTCTTCACGCGGACGGCATCGACGTGACGATGAACCTCAGAACGCTTGATGTCAGCGCACGGCGACCGGGGAAGGACACCGCCGTCCGGTCCTCTCTGAACTTTCGCTGGCTCGAAGGGTCCAGTGGACTGGATCAGGTCGAAGGGCACTTCTTTGCCGGGCTCGGCGAGCCGCTCTACGGCCTGGGGGAGCGCTTCACTGCTGCCGATCGTCGAGGAAAAGAGACGGACATCCGCGTTTACGAGGAGTACAAGGAGCAGGGGCAGCGCACCTACCTGCCGATTCCGTTCGTCGTTTCCCCTCAGGCCTGGGGCGTGTGGCTCGACGCGACGGAACCCTCTTCATTCGACCTGAGGGAGGAGCGCTGCACCCTGCGGCTGGATCAGTTCCCTGGGAAGCCAGTCCAAATGACGCTGCACCTGATCGTGGCAGATGACGTGTACGGCGTCACGGCTGCCTTCACCAACCTGAATGGCGGGCTGAACGTCCCGCCGAAATGGGCGTTCGGCCCTTGGATGAGTTCGAACGACTGGAATTCTCAAACCCGGACGGAAGAGGTGGTGCGGCGAACTGTCGCGGAAGCAATCCCGGCCACCGTCCTCGTGCTGGAGGCCTGGAGCGACGAGCAGACCTTCTACATCTGGAACGACGCCGAATACACGCCCATCGCTGGCAGCAGTGCGTTCCAGCTGAGCGATTTCACCTTCAAGGGCCGCTGGCCTGACCCGAAACGCATGATCGACGAATGTCATGCTCACGGTATCCACGTGCTGCTCTGGCAGATTCCGGTGCAGAAGCACGTGCCGGAACAGCATGCACAACACCACGCGGACGAATCCCACATGATCGAGCAGCGGTTTGGAGTGCAGAACGCCGACAGCAGCCCATACCGGTGTCAGGGCTGGTGGTTCACAGACGGCTTGGTGATGGACTTCACCCATCCGCAGGCTGCGGCCTGGTGGTTCTCCAAGCGCGCCTACCTCTTCGATGAGCTGGGGATCGACGGTCTGAAAACCGATGGAGGCGAGCACCTCTGGGGCCGGGATTTACGGATGCACGACGGACGACGCGGGCTGGAAATGTTCAACGCCTATCCCAACAGCTACGTCGGCGCTTACCACGCGTTCGTGCAGCAGCACACAGCAGGGAATGGTCTGACGTTCTCGCGGGCCGGCTTCACGGGCGCGGGGCGCTATCCGGCCCACTGGGCGGGTGACGAGAACAGCACCTGGAACGCCTACAAAGCCAGCATCCAGGCGGGGCTCTCTGCTGGTCTCAGCGGCGTGAGCATGTGGTCCTGGGACATCGGCGGATTCAGCGGGGAAATTCCTACCGTGGAGCTGTACCTGCGTTCGGTGGCCTTCGGCGCCTTCAGCCCGATCATGCAGTACCACAGTGAATGGAAGGGCGCGGTGGAAAACCGTGACCGTACGCCCTGGAACATTGCCGAACGTCATCAGGATCCACGTGCCCTTGAGGTGTATCGGCGCTATGCGCGGTTACGGATGGCGCTCCTGGATTACCTGTACGGCGAAGCCCTCGCGATGAGTGCAGCCGGCATCCCAATGATGCGCTCTCCATATCTGGTCTACCCGGAAGCGGCAGAATTTCTGCAACAGGACGAGCATGCGTACCTCTTTACCCGGGATCTGCTGGTCTGCCCGGTGATCGAGAAGGGCGCCCTGGCCCGGGAAGTTCGCCTTCCTCCTGGCCCCTGGGTTGATGCCTGGACTGGAGAGACGTTCGAAGGCGGGAGAACGCTTCTCTTGCCCACTCCACTGGAGCGAATCCCGGTGTTCATTGATGCTGACAGCCCAAGGCTGACCCCGCTCCTCACCGCCTTTGATCTCTTTTAG
- a CDS encoding glycoside hydrolase family 15 protein has product MNPAAQRGVARLLAHQAASGAFPACPTFSQYPYAWLRDSTFIAYALDRSGEQQSAARYYRWVSGVVADLEGQVDRLITARRQGERISETQFLPTRFSLTGEKLQDDWPNFQLDGYGQWLWGLGQHLTLSGTQGLPDPYRRGAEVTLRYLQQFWQEPCFDCWEEFPYRWHTSTLASIFAGVQAMAPYFPAYEPLGEQIRTFINTQTITEGRLSKFIGYPVVDASLLWTAVPFGVFGVDDPVFQATLAQIERELLRDGVHRYSHDTYYGGGSWVLLTAWLGWVYARLGRREEALDLSDWVRAQENEDGLPEQTQHVLLSPPYLASWTERWGPPAAPLLWSQAMQIVLEQELHPAPMQAGTQ; this is encoded by the coding sequence GTGAATCCAGCCGCTCAGCGGGGCGTGGCCCGCCTTCTGGCCCATCAGGCGGCAAGTGGTGCCTTTCCCGCCTGCCCGACGTTCTCCCAGTATCCGTATGCGTGGCTGCGTGACAGCACCTTTATCGCCTACGCACTCGACCGGTCGGGGGAACAGCAGAGCGCAGCGCGGTATTACCGCTGGGTTTCTGGGGTGGTGGCCGACCTTGAAGGTCAGGTGGACCGGCTCATCACGGCCCGGCGCCAGGGCGAGCGTATCTCGGAAACGCAGTTTCTCCCGACCCGCTTTTCCCTGACGGGTGAGAAACTGCAGGACGACTGGCCGAACTTCCAGCTGGACGGCTACGGGCAATGGCTCTGGGGATTGGGACAACACCTGACGCTCAGCGGCACCCAAGGTCTGCCAGACCCGTACCGGCGGGGCGCTGAGGTGACGTTGCGCTATCTGCAGCAGTTCTGGCAGGAACCGTGCTTCGACTGCTGGGAAGAGTTCCCTTACCGCTGGCACACCAGCACCCTGGCATCGATCTTCGCAGGCGTTCAGGCGATGGCTCCTTATTTCCCAGCGTATGAACCGCTGGGCGAGCAGATCCGAACATTTATCAACACGCAGACGATCACGGAAGGGCGACTCAGCAAATTCATCGGCTACCCGGTGGTCGACGCCAGTCTGCTCTGGACCGCCGTGCCGTTCGGCGTCTTCGGAGTCGATGATCCAGTCTTCCAGGCGACGCTCGCGCAGATCGAACGCGAACTGCTCCGGGACGGAGTACACCGGTACAGCCACGATACGTACTACGGGGGCGGCAGCTGGGTCCTGCTGACGGCCTGGCTGGGCTGGGTGTACGCCCGCCTCGGTCGCCGTGAAGAAGCGTTGGACCTCTCGGATTGGGTCAGAGCCCAGGAGAACGAAGACGGTCTGCCGGAACAAACACAACACGTGCTGCTCAGTCCTCCCTATCTCGCATCCTGGACTGAACGCTGGGGTCCTCCTGCCGCTCCCCTGCTGTGGTCACAGGCCATGCAGATCGTCCTGGAACAGGAACTCCACCCGGCACCCATGCAGGCAGGTACACAATGA
- a CDS encoding sugar ABC transporter substrate-binding protein has protein sequence MKKLVTLALFFALGSTLAQTTINYYSFTTDATHMDDMKALIAAFEKANPGVTINLTTAPFDTYFTKLQTDIAAGSAPDVLETNFENFATLASKGVLRPLPLDAAGRSAFYPAALNAFKYKNQQYALPISFSTVVLFYNKALFDKAGVKYPTASWKWQDVLSAAQKINNPAQKVWGIYQPVQFWEFYKVAQQMGSGMRVSPTVQIDTPQNRMALHYLVDKVQVSKVMPTDAQLSGVANEDLFLNGQLGMLVSGVWMFDKFSKAAFPWDIAVEPGNTRKATHFFSNAAAVSASSKNADAAQKWVTFLASSPVAAQRRISSNWDLPALSLSQRSVIAPYLQKTQPVNREAVFDSLKYAVTPPVVEKQSQLQDIINQELDAARLGTKTVEQALQSAQQRVSALLGK, from the coding sequence ATGAAAAAGCTCGTGACGCTCGCTCTGTTCTTTGCGCTCGGCTCTACGCTCGCCCAGACCACCATCAACTATTATTCGTTTACCACCGACGCCACCCACATGGATGACATGAAGGCGCTGATCGCCGCCTTCGAGAAAGCGAACCCTGGCGTGACGATCAACCTCACCACCGCACCCTTCGACACCTACTTCACCAAGCTCCAGACGGATATTGCCGCTGGGAGTGCACCGGATGTGCTCGAGACCAACTTCGAGAACTTCGCCACCCTTGCTTCCAAAGGTGTGCTCCGGCCGCTGCCTCTTGATGCCGCTGGCAGATCCGCCTTCTATCCAGCAGCCCTCAATGCCTTCAAATACAAGAATCAGCAGTACGCGCTGCCGATCTCGTTCAGTACGGTGGTGCTGTTTTACAACAAAGCCCTGTTCGACAAGGCGGGCGTCAAGTACCCGACCGCCAGCTGGAAATGGCAGGACGTTCTGAGTGCCGCGCAGAAAATCAACAATCCAGCTCAGAAGGTCTGGGGCATCTACCAGCCGGTGCAGTTCTGGGAGTTCTATAAGGTCGCGCAACAGATGGGGAGCGGGATGCGCGTCAGCCCGACCGTGCAGATTGATACTCCTCAGAACCGCATGGCGCTGCATTATCTCGTCGACAAGGTGCAGGTTTCGAAGGTGATGCCGACAGATGCACAGCTCAGCGGCGTCGCCAACGAGGACTTGTTCCTGAATGGGCAACTCGGCATGCTGGTCAGTGGCGTGTGGATGTTCGACAAATTCTCGAAGGCCGCCTTCCCGTGGGATATCGCGGTGGAGCCCGGAAATACCCGCAAGGCCACGCACTTCTTCTCGAACGCGGCGGCGGTCAGTGCCTCCAGCAAGAACGCGGACGCTGCCCAGAAGTGGGTGACGTTTCTGGCGAGCAGTCCGGTCGCCGCCCAGCGGCGAATTTCCTCAAACTGGGATCTGCCCGCGTTGTCGCTCTCGCAGCGCAGTGTGATCGCGCCGTACCTTCAGAAGACCCAGCCGGTCAACCGCGAGGCTGTCTTCGATTCGCTCAAGTACGCCGTTACGCCGCCGGTGGTCGAAAAACAGTCGCAACTTCAGGACATCATCAATCAGGAACTCGACGCCGCCCGCCTCGGCACCAAGACGGTCGAGCAGGCACTCCAGAGTGCCCAGCAGCGGGTCTCGGCGCTGCTCGGCAAGTGA
- a CDS encoding carbohydrate ABC transporter permease, with translation MFSAFGVFLMRQFFLALPTELEEAATLDGSSTLNTFWRVMLPLSGPALATLAIFSFMASWNNFLWPLLIVSDQKLMTLPLALATLQGIYPGQTQWNLIMAGTVITMAPMILLFLLAQRWVVEGVTSSGIKG, from the coding sequence ATGTTCAGCGCCTTCGGGGTGTTCCTGATGCGTCAGTTCTTCCTGGCCCTGCCGACCGAACTCGAAGAAGCCGCCACCCTCGATGGCTCCAGCACCCTGAACACCTTCTGGCGGGTGATGCTGCCGCTTTCCGGACCAGCCCTGGCAACCCTCGCCATCTTCTCCTTCATGGCCAGCTGGAACAATTTTCTCTGGCCGCTCCTGATCGTCAGCGACCAGAAACTCATGACCCTGCCGCTGGCGCTCGCCACCCTGCAGGGGATCTACCCCGGACAGACCCAGTGGAACCTCATCATGGCCGGCACTGTCATCACCATGGCCCCGATGATCCTGCTGTTTCTTCTCGCACAGCGCTGGGTGGTCGAAGGTGTGACCAGCAGCGGCATCAAGGGGTGA
- a CDS encoding carbohydrate ABC transporter permease, giving the protein MYERGFKRSATLALFLGPAVIGAAIFLIGPILASLVLAFSHWDLLTPATFAGLSNFRTMLNDPEFWAALRHTLTFIVGYVPPVMVLGFLLAVALNSRIPGRGLLRAVYFLPVVTSWVAVGLVWKWLLNPEYGLINSMLTHLGVEGPAWLFDPRFAMVAVILTSLWKDVGFVMTILIAGLQGIPPEYREAAAIDGASPFQVQRFLTLPLLMPAIFFALTISLINSFQVFDQVYVMTAGGPAGSTTVLIQQIVKNAFSYSQMGYAAAMSWVLFVLVFVTSFVISRLRGRWAV; this is encoded by the coding sequence ATGTACGAGCGCGGCTTCAAACGCTCCGCCACGCTGGCGCTGTTCCTGGGACCCGCCGTGATCGGCGCGGCCATCTTCCTGATTGGCCCGATTCTGGCATCACTGGTGCTGGCCTTCAGCCACTGGGATCTCCTGACCCCCGCGACGTTCGCAGGTCTGTCGAACTTCCGGACCATGCTGAACGATCCGGAATTCTGGGCCGCGCTGCGCCACACCCTCACCTTTATCGTCGGCTATGTGCCTCCCGTGATGGTGCTGGGGTTCCTGCTCGCGGTGGCTCTCAACAGCCGTATTCCCGGCCGCGGCCTGCTGCGGGCCGTGTACTTTCTGCCAGTCGTGACCTCCTGGGTGGCGGTCGGGCTGGTCTGGAAATGGCTCCTGAACCCCGAGTACGGCCTGATCAATTCCATGCTCACCCACCTCGGCGTGGAAGGTCCTGCCTGGCTCTTCGACCCGAGGTTTGCCATGGTCGCCGTGATCCTGACCAGCCTGTGGAAGGACGTGGGGTTCGTGATGACCATCCTGATCGCCGGGCTCCAGGGGATTCCACCTGAATACCGCGAAGCTGCGGCCATCGACGGGGCGAGCCCCTTCCAGGTCCAGCGGTTCCTGACCCTGCCGCTGCTGATGCCTGCAATTTTCTTCGCGCTCACCATCAGTCTGATCAACTCGTTTCAGGTCTTCGATCAGGTCTACGTCATGACGGCTGGCGGCCCGGCTGGCAGCACCACCGTCCTGATCCAGCAGATCGTCAAGAACGCTTTTTCCTACAGCCAGATGGGGTATGCCGCCGCGATGTCCTGGGTGCTCTTTGTTCTGGTCTTCGTCACCTCCTTCGTGATTTCCAGGCTGCGCGGGCGGTGGGCCGTATGA